From the Gemmatimonadales bacterium genome, one window contains:
- a CDS encoding SGNH/GDSL hydrolase family protein — MQRIRVAAALLLALPLLAGCYDNDPLNAPDLSTSNGLMERYVAMGNSITAGYQSGGINDSTQQRSYAVLFANRANATFYVPSLQGRGCAPPLTNNVTQTRVGGGTASTCDLRANERMPFVSNVAVPGATSFSPNDNMIAFANSNALTTFILGGRTQNQAMLDANPTFVTAWIGNNDVLGALTSQSNPGNSALITPLAVFEANYSTMLDTIQMTGAATTLIGVTDVSVIPYSSRTAIYYCLTYVDPARCQAPLPTTPDPNLAGLEAAGFWTVDVNCAAPAGLATLIPWTKAVPLLAAAAGGVAQTMDCSNDALVVTPSELTAMQTAVGQYNAYIESEAASRGMAYLDVNPPLLALAATGAIPPIPDLLPALAGGSVGFGPYFTLDGVHPSTLAHQLVADSLVSAVNQFFGTNIP; from the coding sequence ATGCAGCGCATCCGAGTGGCCGCGGCTCTCTTGCTGGCGCTCCCCCTCCTGGCGGGGTGCTACGACAACGATCCGCTGAACGCGCCCGACCTCTCCACGAGCAATGGTCTCATGGAGCGGTACGTGGCCATGGGCAACAGCATCACCGCCGGCTATCAGTCCGGCGGCATCAACGACAGCACGCAGCAGCGCTCGTACGCGGTGCTCTTTGCCAACCGCGCGAACGCGACGTTCTACGTGCCATCCCTCCAGGGACGCGGCTGCGCGCCCCCGCTCACCAACAACGTCACGCAGACCCGGGTCGGTGGCGGTACCGCCAGCACCTGCGACCTCCGCGCCAACGAGCGGATGCCGTTCGTCAGCAACGTCGCCGTGCCCGGCGCCACCTCGTTCTCGCCGAACGACAACATGATCGCCTTTGCCAACAGCAACGCGCTCACCACGTTCATCCTCGGCGGCCGGACCCAGAATCAGGCAATGCTGGACGCCAACCCGACCTTCGTGACCGCCTGGATCGGCAATAACGACGTCCTCGGTGCGCTCACCAGCCAGTCAAATCCCGGGAACTCGGCCCTCATCACGCCGCTCGCGGTGTTCGAGGCCAACTACTCGACCATGCTCGACACGATTCAGATGACCGGCGCGGCCACCACCCTGATTGGCGTCACGGACGTCTCGGTCATCCCGTATTCCTCGCGGACCGCCATCTACTACTGCCTGACCTACGTCGATCCGGCCCGCTGCCAGGCCCCGCTTCCGACCACCCCGGACCCGAATCTGGCCGGTCTCGAGGCGGCTGGCTTCTGGACCGTCGACGTGAACTGTGCCGCCCCGGCCGGTCTCGCCACGCTGATCCCGTGGACCAAGGCGGTGCCGCTGCTGGCCGCCGCCGCCGGTGGCGTGGCCCAGACCATGGACTGCTCCAATGACGCCCTGGTAGTCACCCCATCCGAACTGACCGCGATGCAGACCGCCGTGGGTCAATACAACGCCTACATCGAGTCGGAAGCCGCCAGCCGCGGGATGGCCTACCTGGATGTGAACCCGCCGCTCCTGGCTCTCGCTGCCACCGGCGCGATCCCGCCGATCCCGGACCTCCTCCCGGCGCTCGCCGGCGGGTCGGTCGGGTTTGGCCCTTACTTCACCCTCGACGGCGTCCACCCCTCCACGCTGGCCCACCAGCTCGTGGCGGACTCGCTCGTCTCCGCGGTGAACCAGTTCTTCGGGACCAATATCCCCTGA
- a CDS encoding outer membrane protein transport protein, translating into MPRSAEAQGFSVNEQGSCAMGRGGTGVASPCADGSAIFYNPAGLILPNGKGVVSGGATMIRATGDFTNSATGEVSSLVEQTHPVPAVYVGYGVTDEATIGFGIFAPYGLAIEWPDDAQGRFLGYYSSVKGIYFQPTFGLKAGKRLSFGIGLDIASSSVELKQRVDLADQLVPGGGGITFANLGIAYGTDFANVQLTGNDLSTGFHLGAIAQVTDNLSFGIRYLSKQTVNIDDGQATITQVSTGLYLAPGNPLGLPAGTPVDALVAPQFQPGGKLVDQGGTAILPYPAQLNMGLTLKATEKLTLLGDVGIQFWNVWETLPLNFSLLGDETIVESYRNSTSWRLGAEYTVGSKSTARLGFVAHNAAAPDQTVTPNLPEAARTEFTAGFGSHLSDRFGFDVAYQYIDQADRQGRSGNGGMAVPTTALNDGLYTFSANLLGITLTYSF; encoded by the coding sequence ATCTTCTACAACCCTGCGGGGTTGATCCTCCCCAACGGCAAGGGCGTAGTCAGCGGTGGCGCCACGATGATCCGCGCGACGGGCGACTTCACCAACAGCGCCACCGGTGAGGTCAGCAGTCTCGTCGAGCAGACCCACCCGGTCCCGGCCGTCTACGTGGGATACGGCGTGACCGATGAGGCGACCATCGGCTTCGGCATCTTTGCCCCGTACGGCCTGGCCATCGAATGGCCGGACGACGCCCAGGGCCGCTTTCTCGGCTATTACAGCTCGGTCAAGGGCATCTACTTCCAGCCCACCTTCGGCCTCAAGGCCGGCAAGCGCCTGAGCTTCGGCATCGGGCTCGACATCGCCAGCTCCAGCGTCGAGCTCAAGCAGCGGGTGGACCTCGCCGACCAGCTGGTGCCCGGCGGCGGCGGAATCACCTTCGCCAACCTCGGCATCGCCTACGGGACGGACTTTGCCAACGTGCAGCTGACCGGCAACGACCTCTCGACCGGCTTTCACCTCGGCGCCATCGCCCAGGTCACCGACAACCTCTCCTTCGGCATCCGGTATCTCTCGAAGCAGACGGTCAACATCGATGACGGCCAGGCCACCATCACCCAGGTGTCCACCGGTCTCTACCTGGCGCCCGGCAACCCGCTGGGCCTGCCGGCCGGCACGCCGGTCGACGCCCTCGTGGCGCCGCAATTCCAGCCCGGCGGCAAGCTGGTCGACCAGGGCGGCACCGCCATCCTGCCGTATCCGGCCCAGCTCAACATGGGTCTGACGCTCAAGGCCACCGAGAAGCTCACCTTGCTCGGCGACGTCGGCATCCAGTTCTGGAATGTCTGGGAGACGCTGCCGCTCAACTTCAGCCTGCTCGGCGACGAGACCATCGTGGAGAGCTATCGCAACTCGACCTCGTGGCGGCTCGGCGCCGAGTACACGGTGGGATCCAAGTCCACCGCCCGCCTCGGCTTCGTCGCCCACAACGCGGCGGCCCCCGACCAGACCGTGACCCCGAACCTGCCGGAAGCGGCGCGCACCGAGTTCACGGCCGGCTTCGGCTCGCACCTCTCCGACCGGTTTGGATTTGACGTCGCCTACCAGTACATCGATCAGGCTGACCGCCAGGGACGGTCCGGCAACGGCGGCATGGCCGTGCCGACCACGGCATTGAACGACGGACTCTACACGTTCAGCGCGAACCTCCTCGGCATCACCCTGACTTACTCGTTCTGA
- a CDS encoding phospholipase D-like domain-containing protein translates to MSTQAVATLAERSLARAGGTRFIPGNATKLLLDGPQVYPAMIEAIEQATRWVHLENYIIRDDVTGRRFCSALIAQARAGVAVRFLTDWLGSRSLGHRLASELAAAGVEFRRFNPPRLLDLLGNIARDHRKLLVTDAGTAFIGGLCIGDEWAGEPDRGIPPWRDTAIQIDGPAAMALDQAFEQIWVLDGGTMPPGRHAGEFASAGDAEVGVVVGEPRRARIQRIVELLAAGAEERLWITDAYLVAPRSLFQSLLDAARSGVDVRLLLPGASDLPVIRNLSRIGYRALLEAGVRIFEWSGPMLHAKTIVADGAWCRVGSSNLNSSSLLGNYELDVLLHDPKLGNQLEAQFRRDMAQSAEVHSHPRRLGHTLERVVPDSEEYPAPTLPHPRRRFREARRRTGLTVRGLASAAQRSIFGPVAVGLAALGLLFIILPRTMGIVVAALCAWLAIGAGAQAFRSRIDT, encoded by the coding sequence ATGAGCACCCAGGCCGTCGCCACGCTCGCCGAGCGCTCGCTCGCCCGGGCCGGAGGCACGCGCTTCATTCCGGGAAACGCCACCAAGCTTCTCCTCGACGGGCCGCAGGTGTATCCCGCGATGATCGAGGCCATCGAACAGGCCACGCGTTGGGTGCATCTCGAGAACTACATCATTCGCGACGACGTGACCGGGCGCCGATTCTGTTCCGCCCTGATCGCACAGGCGCGAGCGGGCGTCGCGGTGCGGTTCCTGACCGACTGGCTGGGGAGCCGGAGCCTTGGACACCGGCTCGCGTCCGAGCTCGCGGCGGCCGGCGTGGAGTTCCGCCGCTTCAACCCTCCCCGCCTTCTCGACCTGCTCGGCAACATCGCCCGGGATCACCGGAAGCTGCTGGTTACCGACGCCGGCACGGCATTCATCGGCGGACTCTGCATCGGCGATGAATGGGCGGGAGAGCCGGACCGGGGCATTCCGCCCTGGCGCGACACCGCGATCCAGATCGACGGGCCTGCGGCGATGGCGTTGGACCAGGCCTTCGAGCAGATCTGGGTCCTGGACGGCGGGACGATGCCCCCGGGACGACACGCCGGCGAGTTTGCGTCGGCGGGCGATGCCGAAGTCGGGGTCGTCGTCGGTGAACCGCGGCGGGCTCGCATCCAGCGCATCGTGGAGTTGCTGGCTGCCGGTGCCGAGGAGAGACTCTGGATCACCGATGCCTACCTCGTCGCCCCCCGGTCCCTCTTTCAGTCGCTCCTCGACGCCGCCCGCAGCGGCGTGGACGTGCGCCTCCTCCTGCCCGGCGCGAGCGACCTCCCGGTCATCCGGAACCTCAGCCGGATCGGCTATCGAGCGCTCCTGGAAGCCGGCGTGCGCATCTTCGAGTGGAGCGGCCCGATGCTGCACGCGAAGACCATCGTGGCCGATGGCGCCTGGTGCCGGGTGGGCTCGAGCAACCTCAACAGCTCAAGCCTCCTGGGAAATTACGAGTTGGATGTCCTCCTCCACGACCCCAAGCTGGGCAACCAGCTTGAAGCCCAGTTCCGGCGCGACATGGCCCAGAGCGCGGAGGTGCACTCGCACCCCAGGCGCCTCGGGCACACCCTGGAGCGAGTGGTCCCCGACTCCGAGGAATATCCCGCGCCAACGCTCCCCCATCCGCGCCGGCGGTTCCGGGAGGCTCGCCGCCGGACAGGCCTGACCGTCCGCGGCCTCGCCAGCGCCGCCCAGCGGTCCATTTTCGGGCCGGTCGCTGTCGGGCTGGCCGCGCTCGGTCTCCTCTTCATCATCCTCCCCAGAACGATGGGCATTGTCGTGGCCGCGCTCTGCGCCTGGCTGGCCATCGGGGCCGGAGCTCAGGCGTTCCGTAGCCGAATCGACACGTGA
- a CDS encoding RNA polymerase sigma factor, producing the protein MRNPNVTDAELAAQACGGSSEAFGALVERHADRARRVARAALLDPHDADDAVQDALFSAWRAIGRFDPARPFGPWFMKIVVNAAADLRRRRKLRRTEEIPAATADTGSMPDRDTDRALLREALDRALATLPERRRMALVLHDAEGYVHEEIATMLGVPVGTVRSDVFHARRAMRTALDSMGGNR; encoded by the coding sequence ATGCGTAACCCCAACGTGACCGATGCCGAGCTGGCCGCGCAGGCGTGCGGCGGGAGCAGCGAGGCCTTCGGGGCGCTCGTCGAGCGCCACGCTGACCGGGCCCGACGGGTGGCGCGAGCCGCCCTCCTGGACCCGCACGACGCAGACGACGCGGTGCAGGACGCCCTCTTTTCCGCGTGGCGGGCGATCGGCCGGTTCGACCCCGCGAGGCCGTTTGGGCCGTGGTTCATGAAGATCGTGGTCAATGCCGCGGCGGACCTGCGGCGCCGCAGGAAGCTCCGGCGGACCGAGGAGATCCCCGCGGCCACGGCGGACACCGGTTCGATGCCTGACCGGGACACCGACCGGGCGCTCCTGCGAGAGGCGCTGGACCGGGCCCTGGCCACGCTGCCGGAGCGACGACGAATGGCCCTCGTGCTTCACGACGCCGAGGGATATGTGCACGAGGAGATCGCCACGATGCTTGGCGTCCCGGTCGGCACGGTCCGGTCCGATGTGTTTCACGCTCGCCGCGCCATGCGCACGGCCCTGGATTCGATGGGAGGAAATCGCTGA
- a CDS encoding HDIG domain-containing protein: MTLTRGQALALVHEYTASDALRKHMYAVEIAMRAMATRAGEDPDAWGAVGLLHDFDYERFPNAAHAPDAEHPSEGVRILAGLGAPEEWQRAILGHAAYTGVSRDTPMARALFAVDELCGFLVACALVRPSRSLADLEPRSVLKKLKDKAFARGVSREDVRLGAEELGWPLDELILFLLEALRPHEAVLGLGSTG, translated from the coding sequence ATGACACTCACCCGCGGCCAGGCGCTCGCCCTGGTCCACGAATACACGGCCTCCGACGCCCTGCGGAAGCACATGTATGCCGTTGAAATCGCCATGCGCGCCATGGCGACGCGCGCCGGCGAAGACCCCGACGCCTGGGGCGCCGTCGGGCTCCTCCATGACTTTGACTATGAGCGGTTTCCCAATGCCGCCCACGCCCCCGACGCCGAGCACCCCAGCGAGGGTGTGCGCATCCTGGCCGGCCTCGGCGCGCCTGAGGAGTGGCAGCGGGCGATCCTCGGCCATGCCGCCTATACCGGGGTGTCGCGGGACACGCCCATGGCCCGCGCCCTCTTTGCCGTGGACGAACTCTGCGGATTCCTCGTGGCGTGCGCCCTCGTGCGCCCCTCACGCTCCCTCGCCGACCTCGAGCCGAGGAGCGTCCTCAAGAAGCTCAAGGACAAGGCCTTTGCCCGGGGCGTGAGCCGCGAGGATGTCCGCCTGGGGGCGGAAGAACTGGGATGGCCCCTCGACGAACTGATACTCTTCCTGCTCGAGGCCCTGCGCCCACACGAAGCGGTGCTGGGGCTCGGCTCGACGGGATGA